The Meiothermus sp. CFH 77666 genome has a window encoding:
- a CDS encoding glycosyltransferase family 2 protein: MDTTVLIPAYNEEAHIALVVAVAQEAGLPVLVVDDGSTDHTAQAAERAGARVLRLPENRGKSGALAYGLAHVQTPYLLMLDADLVGLKPQHLWAMLEPVRSGKLDMAIGVFKSGGLMTDFGNRATPFLSGQRACTTAWLKSVPNLTERRWPEPAITDHLARTQARWAYIELPGASQIMKEQKRGFWRGLGMRLRMYADLLRYRLGKRFGA; this comes from the coding sequence ATGGATACCACGGTCTTGATCCCGGCCTACAACGAGGAAGCCCACATCGCGCTTGTGGTGGCCGTGGCGCAGGAAGCGGGCTTGCCCGTGCTGGTGGTGGACGACGGCTCTACCGACCATACCGCCCAGGCCGCCGAGCGGGCCGGGGCGAGGGTGCTGCGGCTGCCGGAAAACCGCGGCAAGAGCGGCGCCCTGGCCTATGGGCTGGCCCATGTGCAAACGCCCTACCTGCTGATGCTCGATGCCGACCTTGTCGGACTGAAACCCCAGCACCTGTGGGCCATGCTCGAGCCCGTTCGCAGCGGTAAGCTGGACATGGCTATTGGCGTCTTTAAGTCGGGGGGTCTGATGACCGATTTTGGCAACCGGGCCACCCCTTTTTTATCGGGGCAGCGGGCCTGTACCACCGCATGGCTGAAAAGTGTCCCCAACCTGACCGAACGCCGCTGGCCGGAGCCCGCCATTACCGACCACCTGGCCCGCACCCAGGCCCGCTGGGCCTATATCGAGTTGCCCGGTGCCAGCCAGATCATGAAAGAGCAAAAACGCGGCTTCTGGCGGGGTCTGGGAATGCGCCTGCGGATGTACGCCGACCTTTTGCGGTATCGTTTGGGAAAGAGGTTTGGAGCTTGA
- a CDS encoding FAD-dependent oxidoreductase: MIRYDVLVVGAGIIGAACAYRLAERGLKVGVLEQAAAPAMGSTGKSAAGVRVQFTEATNILLSWHSIQEYRAMPEAAYRPIGYLFLVPDSQWTSHLKGVELQQSLGVPIEVRDLEAAQEWFDFLPMAEGLEPILGATFGPADGIVDPHGICLEYLRRARALGAEVLTETEFLTAEQVGGEWRVSTSRGSFQTPFVLNAAGAWAGEVGRRAGLSIPVEPARRMVFCTAPIPYPSWHPLTIDLSSGFWFRPEHDRLILGRSNPLDVGFREGMDWSWLEPTLEVGLARFPWLELFQLDQKASWWGYYEVTPDHNPILGRMPGVEGWFNACGFSGHGVQQAAMVGRLMAEEIADGEAYSLDINPLRYERFSQTRKLAEKNIV; the protein is encoded by the coding sequence ATGATTCGCTACGACGTGTTGGTGGTGGGGGCGGGCATTATTGGGGCGGCCTGCGCTTACCGTCTGGCCGAGCGCGGTTTGAAGGTGGGGGTGCTCGAGCAAGCAGCCGCTCCGGCAATGGGCTCTACCGGCAAGAGCGCTGCCGGGGTGCGGGTACAGTTTACCGAGGCTACCAACATCCTGCTCTCCTGGCACTCCATTCAGGAGTACCGGGCCATGCCCGAGGCAGCCTACCGGCCCATCGGCTATCTATTCCTGGTGCCGGATAGCCAGTGGACATCCCACCTGAAGGGGGTAGAGCTTCAGCAAAGCCTGGGCGTGCCCATAGAGGTGCGCGACCTGGAAGCCGCTCAGGAGTGGTTCGACTTCCTGCCCATGGCGGAGGGCCTGGAGCCCATCCTGGGAGCCACCTTTGGCCCTGCCGACGGCATCGTGGACCCGCACGGCATCTGTCTGGAGTACCTGCGTCGCGCTCGAGCGCTCGGCGCAGAGGTACTTACCGAAACCGAGTTCCTGACGGCAGAGCAGGTGGGCGGTGAGTGGAGGGTCAGTACCTCCAGGGGTTCCTTCCAGACCCCGTTTGTGCTCAATGCGGCGGGGGCCTGGGCGGGTGAGGTGGGGCGGCGAGCGGGGTTATCAATTCCCGTGGAACCGGCGCGGCGCATGGTTTTCTGTACAGCGCCCATTCCATACCCCTCCTGGCATCCCCTGACCATAGACCTCTCGAGCGGTTTCTGGTTTCGCCCCGAGCATGACCGGCTGATTTTGGGGCGCAGCAATCCTCTGGACGTGGGGTTCCGCGAGGGCATGGACTGGAGCTGGCTCGAGCCCACCCTGGAAGTCGGTCTGGCCCGCTTTCCCTGGCTCGAGCTATTTCAGCTCGACCAGAAGGCGAGTTGGTGGGGCTATTACGAGGTCACCCCCGACCACAACCCCATTCTGGGCCGGATGCCAGGGGTCGAGGGCTGGTTCAATGCCTGCGGCTTCTCCGGTCACGGCGTGCAGCAGGCTGCCATGGTAGGCCGACTGATGGCCGAGGAAATTGCCGATGGAGAGGCGTATAGTCTGGACATCAACCCACTCCGCTACGAGCGTTTTTCCCAGACCCGAAAGCTGGCGGAGAAAAATATCGTCTGA
- a CDS encoding ABC transporter permease gives MKKALKIAWKELICYIREERMVMLLLLPLLIVPLLMYAPNWVLARLQQQAADKVHLVAVKGVPEEYLRELEQKGLRVTPASDPRETVRQRRADVGLEFTKDAFIVYDRASPISVQESVATLRVKEVLQQMRQRQVEQRLKAKGVAQMDLEPFRLETQKASSQQEQALGLLALVLPVFIMLSVLGAGQHVALDATVGEKQMGTIEALLSAPVEPWKLLLGKGLAVLGAAFFSAISVFVGTAFGSWLSSSGLPATIENRYGIPNVSMGSLSLSASTIGGLFLTGTLFAALAVGLVLSIGIFARSYREANAYLAPLDLLIMAPMLAYAFAEYIQPQTWHYALPGLGVVMALEGLVKDNIGWPALLTTWLTTLGYTFLTVFAAYWSFSREDTVFRN, from the coding sequence ATGAAGAAAGCGCTAAAAATTGCCTGGAAAGAACTGATCTGCTACATCCGTGAGGAGCGCATGGTGATGCTGCTTCTTTTGCCACTCTTGATTGTGCCCTTGCTGATGTACGCCCCCAACTGGGTTCTGGCACGTTTGCAGCAGCAGGCAGCGGATAAGGTACATCTGGTGGCCGTCAAAGGTGTTCCAGAGGAATATTTGCGCGAACTCGAGCAAAAAGGTCTGCGGGTGACTCCAGCATCAGACCCGCGCGAGACCGTTCGACAGCGCAGGGCCGATGTGGGTTTGGAGTTCACCAAGGATGCTTTTATCGTCTACGACAGGGCCAGCCCCATTAGCGTACAGGAGTCCGTAGCGACGCTTCGCGTAAAAGAAGTGCTTCAGCAGATGCGGCAGAGGCAGGTCGAGCAACGGCTCAAGGCCAAGGGAGTCGCTCAGATGGACCTCGAGCCATTCCGGCTGGAAACCCAAAAAGCCTCAAGCCAGCAAGAGCAGGCCCTGGGTTTGCTGGCGCTGGTACTGCCCGTTTTCATAATGCTGTCTGTGCTGGGAGCGGGGCAGCATGTCGCGCTGGATGCCACCGTGGGCGAGAAGCAAATGGGCACCATTGAAGCTCTGCTGTCGGCACCCGTTGAACCCTGGAAGCTGTTGCTGGGTAAAGGACTGGCCGTCCTGGGGGCAGCTTTTTTCTCGGCTATCTCGGTATTTGTGGGTACTGCATTTGGAAGTTGGCTCTCCAGTAGCGGTTTGCCTGCAACTATTGAGAATCGCTATGGCATTCCTAACGTTTCAATGGGCTCACTTTCCTTATCTGCATCTACAATTGGGGGGCTATTTTTGACGGGTACGCTATTCGCAGCTTTGGCAGTAGGGCTGGTGCTGTCCATAGGCATATTCGCTCGAAGCTACCGCGAGGCCAACGCATACCTGGCGCCGCTGGATCTGCTCATTATGGCGCCTATGCTGGCTTATGCCTTTGCCGAATACATTCAGCCGCAAACCTGGCATTATGCGTTGCCGGGTCTGGGTGTTGTGATGGCGCTCGAGGGTTTGGTAAAAGACAACATCGGCTGGCCAGCACTCTTGACTACCTGGCTCACTACCCTGGGCTATACCTTTCTCACCGTATTTGCTGCGTACTGGAGTTTCAGCCGCGAGGACACGGTATTCAGAAACTGA
- a CDS encoding ABC transporter permease, producing MNEILMIARKELLSVVRERRVLFTTLVLPILIMPLLMFGPILLFGSAARQTQENVQKVGVVGVPAAVLEQLRKARVEPVEIPNPQEAVQNREVEAALVFENGTYTLYGRLSGGATQSALVVEKVQGALRTYKDQLVAERLRARGIGTEVLEPFRLETKDASREQERAAGLFAFLIPYFLVVFIQMGGMPVAVDATAGEKEKGTLEALLAAPVPLIQILLGKGLAVFVMSLLSTLAAITGLLLGGAVFRNLFAAQLRAVQDGERAAQLGGALALDPLGYLSMLLTAVLFALLIIAIMISLGLYARSFKEAQSYMSPLMLVMIIPILFLQFSDFLKLQDWYFALPFVNVVLALDALVKGSATATQLVITWLSTLLFAGMALYLAYRNFQREDVVFRN from the coding sequence ATGAACGAAATCCTGATGATTGCCCGAAAAGAACTCTTGAGCGTGGTGCGTGAGCGCCGGGTGCTCTTTACCACCCTGGTTCTGCCCATTCTGATCATGCCCCTCCTGATGTTTGGCCCCATTCTGCTGTTTGGGAGTGCTGCCCGGCAAACCCAGGAGAATGTACAGAAAGTGGGGGTGGTGGGGGTTCCGGCGGCAGTGCTGGAGCAGCTCCGCAAAGCCCGGGTGGAGCCTGTTGAAATTCCCAACCCCCAGGAGGCTGTACAGAACCGGGAGGTCGAAGCAGCCCTGGTTTTTGAGAATGGCACCTATACCCTTTACGGCAGGCTATCCGGCGGGGCGACCCAGAGTGCTTTGGTGGTGGAGAAAGTCCAGGGCGCGCTCAGGACCTACAAAGACCAGCTTGTGGCCGAGCGCCTGCGGGCAAGGGGAATCGGGACGGAGGTACTCGAGCCCTTCCGGCTCGAGACCAAAGACGCCTCGCGTGAGCAGGAGCGGGCTGCCGGGTTGTTCGCATTCCTCATTCCCTATTTCCTGGTTGTGTTCATTCAAATGGGCGGAATGCCGGTGGCGGTGGATGCCACGGCAGGCGAAAAGGAAAAGGGCACCCTCGAGGCCCTCCTGGCGGCCCCAGTGCCCCTGATCCAGATTCTCCTGGGTAAGGGGCTGGCGGTGTTTGTGATGTCGCTCCTCTCCACCCTTGCCGCCATTACCGGGCTTTTGCTGGGTGGAGCGGTATTTCGCAACCTGTTTGCCGCGCAGCTTCGGGCGGTGCAGGATGGGGAAAGGGCGGCCCAGTTGGGCGGTGCCCTGGCCCTCGACCCGCTGGGCTATCTGTCCATGCTGCTCACGGCGGTTTTGTTTGCCCTGCTCATCATCGCCATCATGATTTCGCTGGGCCTGTATGCCCGTAGTTTCAAGGAAGCCCAAAGTTACATGAGCCCCCTGATGCTGGTGATGATTATTCCCATTCTGTTCTTACAGTTTTCCGATTTTCTCAAACTGCAGGACTGGTACTTTGCCCTGCCTTTCGTCAATGTGGTGCTGGCCCTGGACGCACTGGTGAAGGGCTCGGCTACTGCAACACAGCTTGTTATAACCTGGCTCTCTACTTTGCTTTTTGCCGGTATGGCACTGTACCTGGCCTACCGCAACTTCCAGCGTGAGGATGTGGTGTTTCGCAACTGA
- a CDS encoding Na/Pi symporter, translating to MLEALGGLALLVKGLSFLSQALAVVVGGPARRVLTWATARSRRAWLAGTLVGALTLNSTALSLTAIGLAESGIASFGSALVLGLAAKGGATVALLLAATPISAMALPIVGVGFLVSLYKRTQVWGEAVLGLGMLLLGISLMVQGLLPLTESELFGLIRENLESSPLGLWLLGFALASLLGSANAVAALALALAASSALSLSAALLLTLGGGAGSGMILLLTTWNSTPTARRIATAHLGWKILLSIPFVLFLPAFARFSSELAQQVGLGPSAAVAQGHLLYHVLASLLVLPLVRPLERFMRRVIPDTEYHISPKYISEEALKSRELASSLALREVGRIGDQLSEMLTETVKILARGNGDAADVARREEKVDQLARAIVLYLSDLSARHPGDSPLMLMMAASEIEHMGDQVRRMLRKQDKLYAQNLEFSEEGRTELADAAGKVLERLRLSLAALATRNEALAAQVIAERMHLESLLLELRRSHLRRLEKGRIESRATTLAHLDLLIVLDELDQSITRLASLSLDLHRPLASA from the coding sequence GTGTTAGAAGCCCTGGGTGGTCTGGCGTTGCTGGTGAAGGGCCTGTCGTTCCTTTCCCAGGCCCTGGCAGTGGTGGTGGGTGGGCCCGCCCGGCGGGTCTTGACCTGGGCTACGGCACGCTCGAGGCGGGCCTGGCTGGCCGGAACCCTGGTGGGTGCCCTGACCCTTAACAGCACGGCCCTGAGTCTGACTGCCATTGGGCTGGCCGAGTCGGGCATCGCCAGCTTTGGCTCGGCGTTGGTGCTGGGTCTGGCGGCCAAAGGGGGGGCTACGGTGGCCCTGCTTTTGGCCGCGACCCCCATCAGCGCGATGGCCCTGCCCATTGTGGGGGTGGGTTTTCTGGTCTCGCTGTACAAGCGAACCCAGGTCTGGGGCGAAGCGGTTTTAGGGCTGGGGATGCTGCTCTTGGGTATTTCCTTGATGGTACAGGGGCTTTTGCCTCTCACCGAGTCCGAACTTTTTGGCTTGATTCGTGAAAATCTGGAGTCTTCGCCGCTTGGCTTGTGGTTACTGGGTTTTGCCCTGGCCTCGCTGCTGGGTTCGGCCAACGCGGTAGCGGCCCTGGCCCTGGCTCTGGCGGCCTCGAGTGCCCTGAGCCTCTCAGCAGCCCTGCTGCTGACCCTGGGGGGTGGGGCCGGGTCGGGGATGATTCTGCTCCTGACAACCTGGAATAGCACTCCCACTGCCCGCCGGATTGCCACCGCCCACCTGGGCTGGAAAATCCTGCTTTCCATTCCTTTTGTGCTGTTTCTACCGGCCTTTGCCCGCTTCAGCAGCGAGCTGGCCCAGCAGGTTGGACTCGGCCCATCAGCGGCAGTAGCTCAAGGGCATCTGCTTTATCACGTGCTGGCTTCACTCCTGGTCTTGCCGTTGGTGCGCCCCCTCGAGCGTTTCATGCGCCGGGTGATCCCCGATACGGAGTACCATATCAGCCCCAAGTACATCTCCGAGGAAGCCCTGAAATCGCGCGAGCTGGCCTCCAGCCTGGCTTTGCGCGAGGTGGGCCGCATTGGCGACCAGCTCTCGGAGATGCTCACCGAGACGGTAAAAATCCTGGCCCGTGGCAACGGCGATGCCGCCGACGTGGCCCGGCGCGAGGAAAAGGTAGACCAGTTGGCCCGTGCGATTGTGCTCTACCTGAGCGACCTTTCGGCCCGACACCCCGGCGACTCGCCCCTGATGCTCATGATGGCGGCCAGCGAGATTGAGCACATGGGCGATCAGGTACGGCGGATGCTACGCAAGCAGGACAAGCTCTACGCCCAGAACCTCGAGTTCTCCGAGGAAGGCCGCACCGAGCTAGCCGACGCCGCCGGGAAAGTGCTGGAGCGGCTGCGCCTCTCCCTGGCAGCCCTGGCCACCCGCAACGAGGCCCTGGCAGCGCAGGTCATTGCCGAGCGCATGCATCTGGAAAGCCTTTTGCTCGAGTTGCGCCGCTCCCATCTGCGCCGCCTGGAGAAAGGGCGCATCGAAAGCCGGGCGACGACCCTCGCACACCTCGATCTGCTGATTGTGCTAGATGAACTCGACCAGAGCATTACCCGCTTGGCTTCGCTGTCTCTTGACCTGCACCGTCCCCTGGCAAGCGCTTAG
- the mqnC gene encoding cyclic dehypoxanthinyl futalosine synthase: MDVLSRAAAGERLSASEIRELYELPLPEVAAVAHELRLKRGNPQVVTYLIDRNINYTNICNVACNFCAFYRTKRQGDAYVLSFEEIGRKIEELMSIGGRRILMQGGVNPDLPFEWYLDLLRYLKQHYPEVRIDAFSPEEILGLEKITGRNCRELLMELKEAGLDGLPGAGGEILVDEVRAKAAPARIKSSDWFRILDTAQRLGLYTIATMVIGFGETYEQRIAHLLKIREQQEKALREYGHGFAAFAMWTLQTEHTRLKGKAPGATAHEYLQQLAVARIALDNIPNLQASWPSMGFKVAQAALYYGANDFGSTMLEENVVSAAGGHNRTHATVRQIVRHIADAGFTPAERDPFYNIKQYPDVQAILSEKPPVALPLA, encoded by the coding sequence ATGGACGTTTTGAGCCGTGCAGCAGCAGGCGAACGACTTTCAGCCAGCGAAATACGCGAACTCTACGAGCTTCCTTTGCCTGAGGTGGCTGCCGTTGCCCACGAACTTCGGCTCAAACGCGGCAACCCCCAGGTGGTCACCTACCTGATTGACCGCAACATCAACTACACCAACATTTGCAATGTGGCCTGCAATTTTTGCGCTTTTTATCGCACCAAACGGCAGGGCGACGCATATGTGCTCTCTTTCGAGGAGATTGGAAGAAAGATTGAAGAGCTCATGAGTATTGGGGGTCGGCGTATCCTGATGCAAGGGGGGGTGAACCCCGACCTGCCTTTCGAGTGGTATCTCGACCTGCTCCGCTACCTGAAGCAACACTACCCCGAAGTACGCATAGACGCTTTCAGCCCCGAGGAAATCCTGGGGCTGGAAAAGATTACCGGACGCAACTGCCGGGAACTATTGATGGAGCTTAAGGAAGCCGGGCTGGATGGTTTGCCGGGTGCGGGCGGCGAAATTCTGGTGGATGAGGTGCGGGCCAAGGCCGCTCCTGCCCGCATCAAGAGCAGCGACTGGTTTCGCATCCTCGATACGGCCCAGCGCCTCGGCCTGTACACGATTGCGACCATGGTGATCGGGTTTGGCGAGACCTACGAGCAGCGCATTGCACACCTGCTTAAGATACGCGAGCAGCAGGAAAAAGCCCTGCGCGAGTACGGGCATGGCTTTGCGGCTTTTGCTATGTGGACGCTCCAGACCGAGCATACCCGCCTGAAGGGCAAGGCCCCAGGGGCTACCGCTCACGAGTATCTGCAACAGCTCGCGGTGGCCCGAATCGCGCTGGACAACATCCCCAACCTGCAAGCCAGTTGGCCCAGCATGGGCTTCAAGGTGGCCCAGGCGGCGCTCTACTACGGGGCCAACGACTTCGGCTCTACAATGCTGGAAGAGAATGTGGTGAGCGCAGCCGGGGGCCACAACCGCACCCACGCTACCGTCAGGCAGATTGTCCGCCACATTGCCGATGCGGGCTTTACGCCTGCCGAGCGTGACCCTTTCTACAACATCAAGCAGTACCCGGATGTACAGGCTATTTTGAGCGAGAAGCCCCCCGTAGCCCTGCCGTTGGCTTAA
- a CDS encoding ATP-binding cassette domain-containing protein — translation MIEVVQIEKAYRKFQAVRGISFEVQPGEVYGLLGPNGAGKTTTLRMLATLLRPSAGSAKVAGFDVVRQSLEVRRNLGIVNGGMKVYDKLTGYEVLDFFGSFYDLWGAKLKERIGWAAELLHIEQAVLNKQVKDMSTGMQQKIVIARAILHQPQVLLLDEATAGLDVFARRALLDFVKQYAGLGKTLVYSTHVMSEAEEVCDRVGFIHQGLLVYEGRLQEALALGSGNLERAFIRRLEEAA, via the coding sequence ATGATAGAGGTTGTCCAGATTGAAAAGGCTTACCGCAAGTTTCAGGCGGTTCGGGGTATTTCCTTTGAGGTACAACCCGGAGAGGTCTATGGCCTGCTGGGGCCCAACGGCGCCGGCAAGACCACCACCCTGCGTATGCTGGCCACCCTGCTCAGGCCCTCGGCGGGCAGCGCCAAGGTTGCAGGCTTTGACGTGGTGCGGCAATCGCTGGAGGTACGCCGCAACCTGGGCATTGTGAACGGCGGCATGAAGGTCTACGACAAGCTGACCGGCTACGAGGTGCTCGATTTCTTCGGCAGTTTTTACGACCTGTGGGGGGCCAAACTAAAAGAGCGCATCGGCTGGGCTGCCGAGTTGCTGCACATCGAACAGGCTGTGCTGAACAAGCAAGTGAAGGACATGTCTACCGGGATGCAGCAGAAGATTGTGATTGCCAGGGCCATTCTGCACCAGCCGCAGGTGCTCCTGCTGGATGAAGCCACAGCAGGGCTGGACGTGTTCGCCCGTCGGGCCTTGCTGGATTTTGTGAAGCAGTACGCGGGCCTGGGCAAAACCCTGGTCTATTCCACCCACGTGATGAGCGAGGCTGAGGAGGTCTGCGACCGGGTGGGGTTCATCCACCAGGGCTTGCTGGTCTACGAGGGCCGTTTGCAGGAGGCTTTGGCGCTCGGCTCAGGGAACCTCGAGCGGGCCTTTATCCGGCGTTTGGAAGAGGCCGCTTGA
- a CDS encoding M50 family metallopeptidase, with amino-acid sequence MSLLWFLLIISISIFVHELGHYLAARWQGVGVKNFGVGFGPTLLKFDRWGTTWRLNAIPLGGYAEIEGMMPGDSHGYARLPALGKFFILVAGVVMNLLLAWGVLAALASIQGVPQTRAEVTEVLPGSLAEQAGFRVGDRILSLNGVKLESYDQVTRFRQTPGEKVFVVLRDNQEVTLRFNWDNIQGRLGIVYRAELIGYTRINFFQGLSRAIGETVVAVPRFVQEFVGSIARILSGQQAQGVAGPVGIVSITGQAAQQGLSTLVGLLAAINLSLAVFNLLPIPGLDGGRILVLVANVLTGGRIKPETEARLSYGGFVFLILLIVLVTINDIRNLVGG; translated from the coding sequence ATGAGCCTCCTCTGGTTTCTCCTGATTATTTCCATCAGCATCTTCGTGCACGAGCTAGGGCACTACCTGGCAGCCCGCTGGCAGGGGGTGGGGGTCAAGAATTTCGGGGTGGGCTTTGGCCCCACCCTGCTCAAGTTCGACCGCTGGGGCACTACCTGGCGGCTCAACGCCATTCCCCTGGGCGGCTACGCCGAGATTGAAGGCATGATGCCCGGCGATAGCCACGGCTATGCGCGGCTCCCGGCGCTGGGCAAGTTCTTCATCCTGGTGGCCGGGGTGGTGATGAACCTGCTCCTGGCCTGGGGTGTTCTGGCGGCCCTCGCCTCCATCCAGGGCGTGCCTCAGACCCGGGCCGAGGTGACCGAGGTGCTGCCGGGCAGCCTGGCCGAGCAGGCCGGTTTTCGGGTGGGCGACCGTATTCTGAGCCTGAACGGAGTCAAGCTCGAGTCCTACGACCAGGTTACCCGCTTCCGCCAGACTCCGGGCGAGAAGGTTTTTGTGGTGTTGCGGGATAACCAGGAAGTAACCCTGCGCTTTAACTGGGACAACATCCAGGGCAGGCTGGGCATTGTCTACCGGGCCGAGCTGATTGGTTACACCCGCATCAACTTCTTCCAGGGCCTCAGCCGGGCCATTGGCGAAACGGTGGTGGCGGTACCGCGATTTGTGCAGGAATTCGTGGGGAGTATCGCCCGTATCCTCTCGGGCCAGCAGGCCCAGGGGGTGGCCGGGCCGGTCGGCATTGTTAGCATCACCGGTCAGGCCGCCCAGCAGGGCTTGAGTACCCTGGTGGGATTGCTGGCGGCTATCAACCTGTCGCTGGCGGTGTTTAACCTGCTGCCCATTCCTGGGCTGGATGGGGGGCGTATCCTGGTGCTTGTGGCCAATGTCCTCACCGGCGGACGTATCAAACCCGAGACCGAGGCCCGGCTCTCCTATGGCGGCTTCGTGTTTTTGATTCTGCTGATCGTGCTGGTGACTATCAACGATATTCGCAACCTGGTTGGTGGGTAG
- a CDS encoding ABC transporter ATP-binding protein: MLTLKPTQTQLAIEVSELKKVFRKRDGLRAPLKEEWALKGVSFQVREGETYGLLGPNGSGKSTLIRILSTLLTADGGTVRMLGYRLPEDEARLRRKMGRVSVDAAFYKKLSPRENLLYAAQLYGLEPRQAEKRAMQILEQLGLESRRFSDPIEEMSRGMQQKISIARALLINPPLLLLDEPTTGLDPKSRRDVQAFLEDLRAREGTTILLTTHDMAEAERLAHRIGFLAHGRLVAEGTAEELKRQAGTPDLEEAFIALTGEELAEEADSL; this comes from the coding sequence ATGCTGACCCTAAAACCCACCCAAACCCAACTCGCCATCGAGGTCTCCGAGCTCAAAAAGGTCTTTCGCAAACGGGACGGACTGCGCGCACCCCTCAAGGAGGAGTGGGCCCTTAAGGGGGTTTCTTTTCAGGTTCGAGAAGGTGAGACCTATGGCCTTTTGGGGCCTAACGGCTCGGGTAAATCCACCCTGATTCGCATTCTTTCCACCCTGCTGACTGCCGATGGCGGCACGGTGCGGATGCTGGGCTACCGCCTACCCGAAGATGAGGCCAGGCTGCGCCGCAAGATGGGCCGGGTGAGTGTGGATGCGGCCTTTTACAAGAAGCTCTCGCCCCGCGAGAACCTGCTCTATGCCGCACAGCTCTACGGCCTCGAGCCCCGCCAGGCCGAAAAAAGGGCCATGCAGATTCTGGAGCAGCTGGGCCTCGAGTCCCGCCGCTTCAGCGACCCCATCGAGGAGATGAGCCGGGGAATGCAGCAGAAGATTTCCATTGCCCGCGCCCTCCTCATCAATCCGCCGCTCTTGCTGCTAGACGAACCCACCACCGGCCTCGACCCCAAGAGCCGCCGCGACGTACAGGCTTTTCTGGAAGACCTCCGCGCCCGCGAAGGCACCACCATCCTGCTCACCACCCACGACATGGCCGAGGCCGAGCGGCTTGCCCACCGCATAGGCTTCCTGGCCCATGGGCGGCTGGTCGCCGAGGGAACCGCTGAAGAGCTCAAGCGCCAGGCGGGTACACCCGACCTGGAAGAAGCCTTTATCGCACTGACCGGCGAGGAACTGGCTGAGGAAGCCGATAGTCTATAG
- a CDS encoding ABC transporter permease: MLERYLRPMWAFVFRDWHLTRRYMSWVAVFVFYAIVNSATIALIGKAQDDFRLTLTLLLGVLLWSFLSAMYNEIANSISYERWEGTLEYTFMAPVSRLIHLTGVSLFAIIFSVIRTIVILVGLVLFIQVSVTGANLLGVLVVLLVASLAFMGLGLMAAILPVMSPENGAQATNIFQGILLLVSGIYYPVSVLPSWVQPLAYLSPATYALEACRKLMGINHPDSTPDKLVGAPLSSVLPELGILLLMGVVLIPLGLLVFHTAEQWAKRTGKLKRTG; the protein is encoded by the coding sequence ATGCTTGAACGATACCTGCGCCCCATGTGGGCTTTTGTCTTCCGCGACTGGCACCTGACCCGGCGCTACATGAGCTGGGTGGCGGTGTTTGTGTTCTATGCCATCGTCAACTCGGCCACCATTGCCCTGATCGGCAAGGCCCAGGACGACTTTCGCCTGACCCTGACGCTCTTGTTGGGGGTGCTGTTGTGGTCGTTTTTGTCGGCCATGTACAACGAGATTGCCAACTCCATCAGCTACGAACGCTGGGAAGGGACGCTCGAGTACACGTTTATGGCCCCGGTCTCGAGGCTCATCCACCTGACGGGGGTCTCGCTCTTTGCCATTATTTTCAGTGTGATTCGCACCATCGTGATCCTGGTGGGGCTGGTGCTGTTTATCCAGGTCTCGGTGACCGGAGCCAACCTGCTGGGCGTGCTGGTGGTCTTGCTGGTGGCCAGCCTGGCCTTCATGGGCCTGGGCCTGATGGCCGCCATTCTGCCGGTGATGTCGCCGGAGAATGGCGCCCAGGCGACCAACATCTTCCAGGGCATCTTGCTGCTGGTCTCGGGCATCTATTATCCGGTGAGCGTGCTGCCCTCCTGGGTGCAGCCCCTGGCCTACCTGAGCCCCGCCACCTACGCCCTCGAGGCCTGCCGCAAGCTGATGGGCATCAACCACCCCGACTCCACCCCGGACAAACTGGTGGGTGCGCCGCTCTCCTCAGTATTACCGGAGTTGGGCATCCTGCTCTTGATGGGCGTGGTGCTGATTCCGCTAGGCCTGCTGGTGTTTCACACTGCGGAACAATGGGCCAAGCGCACCGGCAAGCTCAAGCGGACGGGCTAG